In Kordia antarctica, the following proteins share a genomic window:
- the dapF gene encoding diaminopimelate epimerase — protein sequence MQLSFYKYQGTGNDFVLIDNRQETFPKNDTKLVNHLCDRRFGVGADGLILLEHDAEHDFKMVYYNADGNESTMCGNGGRCMVAFANFLGVIQNETTFTAIDGKHYATIKDDIVHLQMQDVSTIELHENYVFLDTGSPHHVTFKEEIDQFDIKKEGAEIRYGKPYFQEGANVNFVKKISNTEFRVRTYERGVEDETLSCGTGVTAVAIAMHHLKETTATEITLQVEGGTLQVSFERDETSYKNIFLKGTATYVFKGEISC from the coding sequence ATGCAACTCTCTTTTTACAAATATCAAGGAACTGGAAATGATTTTGTGTTGATTGATAATCGACAAGAAACATTTCCAAAGAATGATACCAAACTTGTCAATCATTTATGCGATCGAAGATTTGGCGTTGGTGCTGACGGATTGATTCTGTTGGAACACGATGCTGAACACGATTTTAAAATGGTATATTACAATGCTGATGGAAACGAAAGTACGATGTGTGGAAATGGCGGAAGATGTATGGTCGCTTTCGCGAATTTTCTCGGAGTCATCCAAAACGAAACAACATTCACAGCGATTGATGGAAAGCATTACGCAACGATAAAAGACGATATTGTTCACTTACAAATGCAAGATGTTTCAACTATTGAACTACATGAAAACTATGTATTTTTAGATACAGGTTCGCCACATCATGTGACATTTAAAGAAGAAATAGATCAATTTGACATCAAAAAAGAAGGCGCTGAAATCCGATATGGCAAACCCTATTTTCAAGAAGGTGCAAATGTGAATTTCGTTAAAAAGATTTCCAATACTGAATTTAGAGTGCGAACGTACGAAAGAGGCGTGGAAGATGAAACACTTTCGTGTGGAACTGGCGTTACGGCTGTCGCTATTGCAATGCACCATTTAAAAGAAACTACTGCAACCGAAATTACATTGCAAGTAGAAGGTGGAACATTGCAGGTTTCGTTTGAACGCGATGAAACATCATACAAAAATATCTTCCTAAAAGGAACAGCAACATACGTATTTAAAGGAGAAATTTCATGCTAA
- a CDS encoding DUF2024 family protein — protein sequence MKVSVWDTYIKREDNRVMHFDILVPSNLTDEQKIFSFGADYLQSKSVKGKELTTKECKFCHIETASDEIVAAIEQKGYFIIEMENCA from the coding sequence ATGAAAGTTTCAGTTTGGGATACATATATAAAACGTGAAGATAATCGTGTAATGCACTTTGATATTTTAGTGCCAAGCAATCTTACAGATGAACAGAAAATATTCTCGTTTGGAGCAGATTATTTACAATCAAAAAGTGTAAAAGGAAAAGAATTAACCACGAAAGAATGTAAATTTTGTCACATCGAAACTGCCTCGGATGAAATAGTCGCAGCTATTGAGCAGAAAGGATATTTTATTATTGAAATGGAAAATTGCGCTTAA
- a CDS encoding tRNA (guanine-N1)-methyltransferase, with the protein MKVKHLFLTITLCFSVLASAQNVAKNANLQLKDGPIAEQFEFILKNSNKYQDYKVVKRVWIEKLQKNVADSINAVQKEFDAEIAKVATQQAEIDTLKADLAAVNQKIDNLNTEKDSISLLGLQLSKGTYQALMWGIVGVLAILWLFFAYKFKASNTITKEAKAKLTETENEFEEHRKRSLEREQQVRRKLQDEINKNKS; encoded by the coding sequence ATGAAAGTGAAACACTTATTCTTAACAATAACGCTGTGCTTTTCCGTGCTAGCTAGTGCGCAAAATGTAGCAAAAAACGCTAATTTACAACTCAAAGATGGACCGATTGCCGAGCAATTTGAGTTTATTCTTAAAAATTCGAACAAATACCAAGATTATAAAGTTGTAAAACGTGTTTGGATTGAAAAGTTACAAAAAAACGTTGCTGATTCTATCAATGCAGTCCAAAAAGAATTTGATGCAGAAATAGCAAAAGTTGCCACACAACAAGCTGAGATTGATACACTAAAAGCGGATTTAGCTGCGGTAAATCAAAAAATAGACAATTTAAACACAGAAAAAGATAGCATTTCTTTACTTGGTTTGCAATTGAGTAAAGGAACATATCAAGCATTAATGTGGGGAATTGTTGGTGTATTGGCGATTTTATGGTTGTTTTTCGCATACAAATTCAAAGCGAGCAATACCATTACGAAAGAAGCAAAAGCGAAACTTACAGAAACAGAAAACGAATTTGAAGAGCATCGCAAACGTTCTTTAGAACGTGAACAACAAGTTCGAAGAAAACTTCAAGACGAAATCAATAAGAATAAAAGTTAA
- the trmD gene encoding tRNA (guanosine(37)-N1)-methyltransferase TrmD: protein MRIDIISVVPDLLKSPFEASILKRAIDKGIVEVHVHNLRDYAVGNYKSIDDYQFGGGAGMVMMIGPIDQCISDLKAERDYDEIIYMTPDGKTLNQGISNELSLKGNIMILCGHYKGVDQRVRDHFITREISIGDYVLSGGELGAAVLCDSIIRLIPGVLGNETSALTDSFQDNLLAPPVYTRPANYNDWEVPEVLLSGNFPKIEAWREEEAYQRTKKLRPDLLDD from the coding sequence ATGCGCATCGATATTATTTCCGTAGTTCCCGATTTATTAAAAAGTCCGTTTGAAGCTTCAATCTTAAAAAGAGCTATTGACAAAGGTATTGTGGAAGTTCATGTACACAATTTGCGTGATTATGCTGTTGGAAATTACAAATCTATTGACGATTATCAATTTGGTGGCGGCGCAGGAATGGTGATGATGATTGGGCCAATTGATCAATGTATTTCTGATTTAAAAGCGGAACGTGATTATGATGAAATTATTTATATGACGCCTGATGGAAAAACCTTAAATCAAGGAATTTCGAATGAGCTTTCGCTGAAAGGAAATATTATGATTCTTTGCGGACATTATAAAGGTGTTGACCAACGTGTGCGCGATCATTTTATTACGAGAGAAATTTCTATTGGCGATTATGTCCTTTCTGGTGGCGAATTGGGCGCGGCAGTTTTGTGTGATTCTATTATTAGATTAATTCCGGGTGTTTTAGGAAATGAAACATCTGCCCTAACCGATTCGTTTCAAGATAATTTATTAGCTCCGCCAGTATATACACGACCTGCAAATTATAATGATTGGGAAGTTCCTGAAGTTTTATTATCTGGAAATTTTCCAAAAATAGAAGCTTGGCGCGAAGAAGAAGCGTATCAACGAACTAAGAAATTACGACCAGATTTGTTGGACGATTAG
- a CDS encoding tetratricopeptide repeat protein, translating into MSDIHNQFNSATFKNTIFDYGGKKIPKALGRFPVSPNVFIGRENSTKQIHEKLSSDVNQHLLLLVNGKGGIGKTTLASQYYFEYSEYYKHLIWLVSETGIKDAIMSLALSLDIRFQDNMAQLQKIREIIRVISTLKRPVLIIIDNANSLEDLDESYQILRQFHNTHILLTSRIEKYEDIATHKVAHLDEKTANRLFKHYYKAFKEEEQELLDAVLKAIGYNTLIIELLAKNLNKFNTDLRAHYPLQKLLKDIQKKGVLAISKSKKVRSDYKLLPATPEAIISTMYDISELSEAEKQILSIFAVLPATSIPLNDLEQFLPSIEELDIVLLELSQKGWIDYDKAFQSFKTNPIISEIVRVQNKDRLEDDTLSLVNLLINMLDYELGIGHIEGDFEEIKKVVSYAETFVYNFEVLNHNKTVVFERVGNFYKTYGNLDKALQFLEAYSKLAKELSESNPTNIDFKNSLAISYSKLGAIYTTLGNLDKALQFFEDEVKLFEELSENHPSDVVFKNGLAISYLKLGVTHTALGNLNKALAFFEDEVKLFEELSENHPSHVGFKNGLAVSYEKLGETHTTLGNLEKALVLFEDEVKLFEELSESHPNNVGFKNGLAVSYSKLGETHKALGNLDKALAFFEEYLELTKELSESHPSHVGFKNGLAVSYSKLGVTHTALGNLEKALAFIETYSKLRKELSENHPSHIGFKNGLAISYEKLGETHTALLNLDKALVFFEEGVKLKKELYESHPSHVRFKNGLAISYLNLGSLYVDKLNQKEKGIPYLQKAKVIWEELTTNFPSYVEFQNNYAWIIEKLKSLEWST; encoded by the coding sequence ATGTCAGATATACACAACCAATTTAATAGTGCGACTTTCAAGAATACCATATTTGATTATGGCGGAAAAAAAATTCCCAAAGCGTTGGGTCGTTTTCCTGTGTCGCCAAATGTATTTATCGGAAGAGAGAATAGCACAAAACAGATTCATGAAAAGTTGAGCAGTGATGTCAACCAACACTTATTACTACTTGTCAACGGAAAAGGCGGAATTGGGAAAACAACGCTAGCCTCACAATATTACTTTGAATATTCGGAATATTACAAACACTTAATTTGGTTGGTTTCCGAAACAGGTATTAAAGATGCTATTATGTCTTTAGCGTTGTCCTTAGATATTCGTTTTCAGGATAATATGGCACAATTGCAAAAAATCCGTGAAATTATTCGTGTAATTTCAACTTTAAAAAGACCAGTGTTAATTATTATAGACAATGCGAATAGCCTAGAAGATTTAGATGAAAGCTACCAAATACTACGACAGTTTCATAATACACATATTTTACTGACTTCACGAATTGAAAAATATGAAGATATAGCGACTCATAAAGTTGCTCATTTGGATGAAAAAACGGCTAATAGATTATTCAAACATTATTACAAAGCATTTAAAGAAGAAGAACAAGAATTGTTAGACGCTGTACTAAAAGCGATTGGGTACAATACTTTGATTATTGAATTATTGGCAAAGAATCTGAACAAATTTAATACAGACCTTAGAGCGCATTATCCATTGCAAAAGTTATTAAAAGACATTCAGAAGAAAGGTGTGTTGGCTATTAGTAAAAGCAAAAAAGTACGTTCAGATTACAAATTGCTGCCAGCAACACCAGAAGCCATTATCAGTACTATGTATGATATTTCGGAACTTTCAGAAGCTGAAAAACAAATATTGTCCATTTTTGCAGTATTGCCCGCAACTTCTATTCCTCTTAACGATTTGGAACAGTTTTTACCAAGTATAGAAGAATTAGATATTGTGTTATTAGAGCTATCACAAAAAGGTTGGATAGACTATGACAAAGCGTTTCAAAGTTTTAAAACGAATCCTATTATATCTGAGATAGTTAGGGTGCAAAATAAAGATAGATTAGAAGATGATACGTTGTCTTTAGTAAATTTATTGATTAATATGTTGGATTACGAATTAGGAATTGGACATATTGAAGGAGATTTTGAAGAAATTAAAAAAGTGGTGAGTTATGCAGAAACCTTTGTATATAATTTTGAGGTTTTAAATCACAACAAAACTGTTGTATTTGAGCGAGTAGGAAATTTTTATAAAACGTATGGAAACTTAGACAAAGCCTTGCAGTTTTTAGAAGCCTATTCGAAATTAGCTAAAGAACTATCTGAAAGTAATCCAACGAATATAGATTTTAAAAATAGCTTGGCAATTTCATATTCAAAGCTTGGCGCAATATACACAACGCTTGGAAATTTAGACAAAGCCTTGCAGTTTTTTGAAGATGAAGTAAAATTATTCGAAGAACTATCTGAAAACCATCCGAGTGATGTAGTTTTTAAAAATGGCTTGGCAATTTCTTATTTAAAACTTGGCGTCACACATACTGCACTTGGAAATTTGAATAAAGCCTTGGCATTTTTTGAAGATGAAGTGAAACTATTTGAAGAACTTTCTGAAAATCATCCGAGTCATGTTGGTTTTAAAAATGGCTTGGCAGTTTCGTATGAAAAACTTGGAGAAACACACACAACACTTGGAAATTTAGAGAAAGCTTTAGTATTATTTGAAGATGAAGTAAAATTATTTGAAGAACTATCTGAAAGCCATCCGAATAATGTAGGCTTTAAAAATGGCTTGGCAGTTTCGTATTCTAAACTAGGTGAAACACACAAAGCACTTGGGAATTTAGATAAAGCCTTGGCGTTTTTTGAAGAGTATTTAGAACTAACAAAAGAACTATCTGAAAGCCATCCAAGTCATGTAGGATTTAAAAATGGCTTGGCAGTTTCGTATTCTAAACTTGGTGTAACACATACAGCACTTGGAAATTTAGAGAAAGCTTTGGCGTTTATTGAAACGTATTCAAAACTAAGAAAAGAATTATCTGAAAACCATCCAAGTCATATAGGTTTTAAAAATGGCTTGGCAATTTCGTATGAAAAACTTGGAGAAACACACACTGCACTTTTAAATTTAGACAAAGCTTTGGTATTTTTTGAAGAAGGCGTGAAGCTGAAAAAAGAATTATATGAAAGTCATCCGAGTCATGTGCGTTTTAAAAACGGCTTGGCAATTTCATATTTAAATTTGGGTAGTTTATATGTTGATAAACTAAACCAAAAAGAAAAAGGAATACCGTATTTACAAAAAGCAAAGGTTATTTGGGAAGAGTTAACTACTAATTTTCCAAGCTATGTGGAGTTTCAAAATAATTATGCTTGGATTATTGAAAAACTTAAAAGTTTGGAGTGGAGTACGTGA
- a CDS encoding trypsin-like peptidase domain-containing protein, with protein MKRFATLLLVSVLGGVISIGAYKIFSETPEKVEQASVFEQQTYVPTNFVNNPTSNAATAGIDFTEAAEKTIHAVVHVKNKITTVAPRSIWELYNGKGQSQTQIGSGSGVIITPDGYIVTNNHVIKGSNEIQVTLNNNKNYIATLVGTDPNMDIALLKIESDEEFPYISFGDSDNAKIGEWVLAVGNPFNLTSTVTAGIISAKGRDLNEGDNLRQSFIQTDAAVNPGNSGGALVNTNGELIGINTAITSQTGSYIGYSFAVPSNIAQKIVNDLLEFGDVQKGLLGVSGGSMNSVVAEKLGTEETEGFYVSKVFADSGADKAGIIQGDIIKKLDDVKVSKFSDLSGYLSSKRPGDVVNVTVLRDDSYETFAVTLLKEEISSSVRLMNMQLENLSKEDAAKYEIQYGLKVTGNDNQQLQSELGITPGYILVEVNGKKVQSAEALKGFLDNYGEDQIKILAFLNPKGQYERFIFR; from the coding sequence ATGAAAAGATTTGCAACTTTACTTTTAGTTTCTGTTTTAGGAGGCGTAATTAGTATTGGAGCTTATAAAATTTTCTCAGAAACCCCTGAAAAAGTTGAACAAGCTTCCGTTTTTGAACAACAAACATACGTACCAACGAATTTCGTTAACAATCCAACATCAAATGCAGCTACGGCTGGAATTGATTTTACAGAAGCAGCAGAAAAAACAATACATGCCGTTGTACACGTAAAGAATAAAATTACGACAGTTGCGCCAAGAAGTATTTGGGAATTGTATAATGGAAAAGGACAATCGCAAACTCAGATTGGCTCCGGTTCTGGCGTGATTATTACGCCTGACGGATATATTGTAACTAATAATCATGTGATTAAAGGATCAAACGAAATTCAAGTTACTTTGAATAATAATAAAAATTATATTGCCACTTTGGTGGGAACAGATCCAAATATGGATATTGCTTTGTTAAAGATTGAATCTGACGAAGAGTTTCCATATATTTCTTTTGGAGATTCTGATAATGCGAAGATTGGCGAATGGGTTTTGGCGGTTGGAAATCCTTTTAATTTAACATCTACCGTAACTGCGGGAATTATTAGTGCCAAAGGAAGAGACTTGAACGAAGGCGATAATTTGAGACAATCTTTTATTCAGACTGATGCCGCTGTAAATCCAGGTAATTCTGGTGGCGCATTGGTAAATACCAACGGAGAATTGATTGGGATTAATACTGCAATTACTTCACAAACAGGATCATATATTGGATATTCGTTTGCTGTTCCGAGTAATATTGCGCAAAAAATTGTGAATGACTTGTTAGAGTTTGGCGATGTACAGAAAGGATTGCTGGGAGTTTCTGGCGGCTCAATGAATTCAGTCGTTGCTGAAAAATTAGGCACAGAAGAAACGGAAGGTTTTTATGTCAGCAAAGTATTTGCAGATTCTGGAGCTGATAAAGCAGGAATTATTCAAGGTGACATTATTAAGAAATTAGACGATGTTAAAGTGTCTAAATTCTCAGATTTGTCAGGATATTTAAGTTCAAAACGTCCTGGAGATGTTGTAAATGTTACTGTTTTGCGTGATGATTCGTATGAAACATTTGCTGTAACTTTATTAAAAGAAGAAATTTCTAGCAGTGTTCGTTTGATGAATATGCAGTTAGAAAATTTGAGCAAAGAAGATGCTGCCAAATATGAAATTCAATATGGTTTGAAAGTTACTGGCAACGATAACCAACAATTGCAGAGTGAATTGGGAATTACACCAGGTTATATTTTAGTGGAAGTGAATGGAAAGAAAGTACAATCTGCGGAAGCGTTAAAAGGTTTCTTAGACAATTACGGCGAAGATCAAATTAAGATTTTAGCATTCTTAAATCCAAAAGGACAATACGAGCGTTTTATTTTTAGATAA
- a CDS encoding MarR family winged helix-turn-helix transcriptional regulator: MNDQNIFNPNVSQDVSSKIVTGLERISEVFKLLLWKKAKRIGLSPIQIQILIFVAFHKSELCNVSHLAKEFNITKPTISDAIKILDKKGMIFKDFSSSDQRSYTIQLTDFGKKLVTETNDFASPLKAQVDTFDETVLEDIFKTLSELIYKLNQNDILTVQRTCYACKFYQKNKTSDYCNLLQATLKSQDIRLDCPEFEEKSA, from the coding sequence ATGAACGATCAAAACATATTCAATCCAAACGTTTCGCAAGATGTTTCAAGTAAAATTGTTACGGGTCTTGAGCGAATTTCAGAAGTTTTCAAACTATTGCTCTGGAAAAAGGCAAAACGTATTGGTTTGAGTCCGATTCAAATCCAAATCTTAATCTTTGTCGCTTTTCATAAATCTGAATTGTGCAACGTGAGTCATCTTGCCAAAGAATTTAATATTACAAAACCAACAATTAGTGACGCGATAAAGATTTTAGACAAAAAAGGAATGATTTTCAAAGACTTTTCGTCGTCGGATCAGCGTAGTTATACAATTCAGTTGACTGATTTTGGCAAAAAATTAGTTACAGAAACGAACGATTTTGCGTCTCCGTTAAAAGCGCAGGTTGATACATTTGACGAAACCGTATTGGAAGATATTTTTAAAACGTTGAGCGAATTAATCTATAAACTCAATCAAAACGATATTTTAACCGTACAACGAACGTGTTATGCTTGTAAATTCTATCAAAAAAACAAAACTTCAGATTATTGCAATCTATTACAAGCAACGTTAAAAAGCCAAGACATTCGCTTAGATTGTCCTGAATTTGAAGAAAAAAGCGCATAA
- a CDS encoding thioredoxin family protein, with protein MSRSIFYHAGCPVCVSAEHDIINLIGAEHVEIVNIGEDRARISEAEKAGVKSVPALLTPTKNVLHINFGASMADVKG; from the coding sequence ATGAGTAGATCAATTTTTTATCACGCAGGTTGTCCTGTTTGCGTAAGTGCAGAACACGACATTATCAATTTAATAGGAGCAGAGCATGTAGAAATTGTCAACATTGGAGAAGATCGCGCTAGAATTTCAGAAGCTGAAAAAGCTGGTGTAAAATCTGTTCCAGCGTTGCTAACACCAACAAAAAACGTTTTGCATATCAACTTTGGCGCTTCTATGGCTGATGTAAAAGGTTAA
- a CDS encoding class I lanthipeptide produces MKKKNFNSKLSLKKAQIADLNIQKATGGLAKDTLQRGCVSYPYRCSIQECDYTDVTCYHTETCQPKN; encoded by the coding sequence ATGAAAAAAAAGAATTTCAATTCGAAATTGAGTTTAAAAAAAGCACAAATTGCTGATTTAAACATTCAAAAAGCAACTGGAGGACTTGCAAAAGATACATTGCAAAGAGGTTGTGTGTCGTATCCGTACAGATGTTCCATTCAAGAATGTGATTACACAGATGTTACCTGTTATCACACGGAAACATGTCAACCAAAAAATTAA
- a CDS encoding glyceraldehyde-3-phosphate dehydrogenase, which translates to MSFNDIYEKELTFQADRRRATVEFIKNVSDLWYDKSIELVLFRNQLIDRNVSEILNLHEYAGQFVQKPISIFDTVEIAQAIAKIDLPPSKIDIGKLTYEYHLEDNQHTNATSFVVDKLMDAKDSSEITPKDVVLYGFGRIGRLLARELMTRTGRGNQLRLRAIVTRGKVDKTVLEKRASLLRNDSVHGDFPGTVGVDVENSALIINGTTVHIISANGPEEIDYTAFGISNALIIDNTGAFRDKEALERHLIPNGADKVLLTAPGKGIPNIVYGVNHQEHNPDEVDIFSAASCTTNAITPVLKVVEDSFGLKHGHLETIHAYTNDQNLVDNMHNKYRRGRAAALNMVITETGAGKAVAKALPSLEGKLTSNAIRVPVPNGSLAILNLEIESTTSIDGVNAIFKKYALEGDLVEQIKYELNDELVSSDIVGSSAPSIYDSKATIVREDGKNIILYVWYDNEYGYSHQVMRLAKYISKVRRYTYY; encoded by the coding sequence ATGAGTTTTAATGACATTTACGAAAAGGAACTCACTTTTCAAGCCGACAGAAGACGTGCTACCGTTGAATTTATTAAGAATGTAAGCGATTTATGGTATGATAAATCTATTGAGCTTGTTCTTTTCAGAAATCAACTAATTGACAGAAATGTGAGTGAGATTTTGAATCTACACGAATATGCAGGGCAATTTGTACAAAAACCTATTTCTATTTTTGATACTGTTGAAATTGCACAAGCAATTGCTAAGATTGATCTTCCGCCTTCTAAAATTGATATCGGGAAATTAACGTACGAGTATCATTTAGAAGATAATCAGCATACAAACGCAACTTCGTTTGTGGTTGATAAATTAATGGACGCGAAAGACTCTTCTGAAATTACACCGAAAGATGTTGTTTTATATGGTTTTGGTCGTATCGGACGTTTATTAGCTAGAGAATTAATGACACGTACAGGTCGTGGAAATCAATTACGCTTACGCGCGATAGTAACTCGTGGAAAAGTTGATAAAACAGTTTTAGAAAAAAGAGCTTCTTTATTACGCAACGATTCTGTTCATGGAGATTTCCCTGGAACTGTTGGTGTAGATGTTGAAAATTCAGCACTAATTATTAATGGAACTACGGTTCATATTATTTCGGCAAACGGACCAGAAGAAATTGATTATACAGCATTCGGAATTAGCAATGCATTAATCATTGATAATACAGGTGCTTTTAGAGATAAAGAAGCGTTGGAAAGACATTTAATTCCAAATGGAGCTGACAAAGTATTATTGACAGCGCCAGGAAAAGGAATTCCAAATATTGTATATGGCGTTAATCACCAAGAGCACAATCCTGATGAAGTGGATATTTTCTCAGCAGCTTCTTGTACAACAAACGCAATTACGCCAGTTTTAAAAGTTGTGGAAGATTCTTTCGGATTAAAACATGGACATTTAGAAACGATTCATGCGTATACAAACGACCAAAATTTGGTAGACAACATGCACAACAAATACCGTCGTGGTAGAGCTGCTGCATTAAATATGGTAATTACAGAAACTGGTGCTGGAAAAGCAGTTGCCAAAGCATTGCCATCGTTGGAAGGGAAATTAACGTCTAACGCAATTAGAGTTCCTGTTCCAAATGGTTCTTTAGCAATTTTAAATCTTGAAATTGAAAGCACAACTTCTATTGATGGTGTCAATGCGATTTTTAAGAAATACGCTTTAGAAGGTGATTTGGTAGAGCAAATTAAATATGAATTGAATGACGAATTGGTTTCTTCTGACATTGTTGGTTCTTCGGCGCCATCAATTTATGACAGCAAAGCAACGATTGTTCGTGAAGATGGAAAAAATATTATTTTATATGTTTGGTATGATAATGAATACGGTTATTCGCACCAAGTAATGCGGTTGGCGAAGTATATTTCTAAAGTAAGACGTTATACGTATTATTAG
- a CDS encoding class I lanthipeptide has protein sequence MKKRNFSSKLSLKKAQVADLNAQKTKGGRAQESLQDNCVSYPYRCSVVECELTDVTCYYTQTCQPVSGVTEVGVNC, from the coding sequence ATGAAAAAAAGGAATTTCAGTTCAAAGTTGAGTTTAAAAAAAGCACAAGTTGCTGATTTAAATGCTCAAAAAACTAAAGGTGGACGCGCACAAGAATCGCTTCAAGATAATTGTGTTTCCTATCCGTATCGCTGTTCTGTTGTTGAATGTGAATTAACAGATGTTACCTGTTATTACACGCAAACATGTCAACCTGTTTCAGGTGTTACCGAAGTAGGAGTTAATTGCTAA